The window ATCAAGTATGAGATTTTGCTGTAGTTAAAGGGGAACACTTCTACTATTTCACTTCATTTCCTCTTTTGAGTTAATTTTCATGTTAGCAAGACTTGCGTGGACATTATTCGTATATCTGAAAGTCTTGATCGACAAAGTTGACTATTCGGATAAAAAATAAGTGTATTCCTGTAAATAGTGCCAGACTAAGATGAATCTAAAAGTCCTCAATCAGTAAATTGAAAGCAATAAATCTGGTTAGATTCAGATAAAACTCTATTGCATCTACATACTTTCATGTGCCTACTTTTCATCTACTATACAATCTGTTTTGATCTATCATTTACTAAAGATAATGATCACGACTCAATAAACAAGAAGCTGCTGGTTTCCCCATTCTTTGTGTAAAGAAGAAGTTGAACAACAACATGAAGTAACTGAGAGGAGCAATGCTTTGTGAAGATCTCCAGCAGCTGCACCTTTCTTGATTAGTGAAATGATGTAGTCCAGGAAGACTGAATCACACGGTAATGTAATAGGGCCTCCACTTGGCAGCCCGAACTCTTCCTCAGACATGTTTAAAAGTTGCAAAATGACCTCATTTTCTAGATAAGCCAATGGAATCACAAAGCGCCTTTGATCAGTTGTATATACTACAAACTGGCCTTTTCCTGCTATAAAGGAAGAATATGTACTACAACTGTCTGCAGCATTGCCATTTCTTGGAAGTGAAATCCTCTTCCTCTGCATGGCCGCAAACTTCTGCCATCTCCTTGCCATCTTTATGAGTTTCTTAACACTGACCATCGTTCTTTTCTCCGGAAGATTGGAACACAAGAAGGTAAAGCAGGTATATATCTATAGACCTTTGACGGCTGAATCAATATGTTCGTGGTTGATGCTGAAAAGGCTCATGGAAGGGGTATTATTTATACAAGAGGCTGGAAACAGTAGTTGAGTTGGATCTGAAGTTTTTGCCACTAACCACTGGATTAGACAAAACCATGTGCTGATGCCTGTTTATGGGGCCTCAAATTTATGGATGAAGCTAGTTGAATTCATGTAAGATGATAAGTTTCTTCCTTTTCCACTTTGGTTGACACCAGAATGGACATATTAGTTCTGATATCAACTCTTATGTATGACTTCTCATATGTGCCAATAGTTAGAGAACCTTTAAATGAAGAATTGATTTTTCAGTGGTAGATTTCTGTTTTGCTGGTGAAAGGCAAAACCATGTGATGCCGCCTTCTTGGTCATGTAAATAAGGAACATTTAAATTGCGACAATGACCGgttgtgttatggattttagaAAAAATATGCAAGCAACAAGAAGGTTGAAAATAGGATTAAAAAAATTGtctctaaaattttattaatcatagggctttaaatagccaaataaataaagtagtaaACTCCTCCTATAACTAAATTACTAAACTCTTACtataattaaaattctgaatcttctaGCAGACCAACAGGTTGGGCTATAAAGACTACAAAGAAGGATTAAGTTTGTTCTGGTTCTGCTTTTCTTTGGCCAATATCTTTTGGGGCTTATCCATTCCAGTGCCAGCTGTTGGTTACCTTAATGATAATGCAAAAACAAGAATTTGTTCTAAATAAGCAATCTTTTTATGACCAAAATAAGCCGTCATCAACATGAATGAGATGAACGTTATCCATTTGATAGTAAAAATGGTTTTATGCAGCTATTTGCATAACTTTCTTCTGAGTTTGTCATAGCATTACCTTATCCATTTAATTGTAAAAGCCACAAGACAGATACGCCAGGTGCGCGACCTGCAGGGTAGATAAATACTTGTAATGATTTTTGTCCTATGGAGAGATATattaaaaaaaggtaaaaaaagaaagagagaccTAAATGAATGTACCATAATACCAGTGGCTCATAAgtttatttgaatttgaggcTTGCTATACTCTTCATTTCCATCTAAGCATATTGTAGAACTATGATCTTGTGAGCCAACAGACATGCACCAT is drawn from Nicotiana tabacum cultivar K326 chromosome 9, ASM71507v2, whole genome shotgun sequence and contains these coding sequences:
- the LOC107779779 gene encoding auxin-responsive protein SAUR68-like, encoding MVSVKKLIKMARRWQKFAAMQRKRISLPRNGNAADSCSTYSSFIAGKGQFVVYTTDQRRFVIPLAYLENEVILQLLNMSEEEFGLPSGGPITLPCDSVFLDYIISLIKKGAAAGDLHKALLLSVTSCCCSTSSLHKEWGNQQLLVY